The Rhopalosiphum maidis isolate BTI-1 chromosome 1, ASM367621v3, whole genome shotgun sequence genome has a segment encoding these proteins:
- the LOC113559400 gene encoding protein cueball, producing MSFLKFTFALVSVVLATGTVRAWDLSVVTPAQIQFLTKNVVENTAADKLKNMGAIAYDPIKKDVYVSDANQKVGSIFRLKTTGDTAYTIIEPIVAKQNVTVLGMVFDERTSTLYWTTGNGLTINYVHVPENSTKVPLIGHVLFRFKDAIPQGIAIDTCRGYLYWTNCNHLNATIERSRLNGSDRQIIVHENLFQPLGIAVDVERNLIYWSDEHEGLYYSIESSNPDGGSRRTLIHGTHHQPFSIAVDDQDIYWSDWINNAVWTMPKDSFQGGVQPSLVAKYEMISTPMGLITPTGNTTMINSTYCAMHRSKDIVVTTTELTPELIPYEVLKNICKNKGVLHANGTCTCAPGFEGEYCQTGVCDGYCVYGTCTLSDAGQPTCQCSDTSYGERCDKQLCAGRCQNGGDCTLDGVGNPRCECPVGYAGEACEYKASWLNEVCTVYCQHVMSKQQQSSVCRCEEYRQQFDYSEMAMLNHSDLSPCRLSKSMAAVIAILTVFVVCLCTITIVLARKVRLLGRRPRIKKRIVVNKSITPLTCRPPQQENQQCEITIENCCNMNICETPCFEPDFRSSKMGGLLSLGKSKKEDKANLLSNTDMSSEDEKPLY from the exons ATTTAAGCGTGGTAACTCCAGCTCAGATTCAGTTCCTTACAAAAAATGTCGTGGAGAATACAGCGGCCGATAAGTTGAAAAACATGGGTGCCATTGCGTATGATCCTATTAAAAAAGACGTATACGTTAGTGATGCCAATCAAAAAGTCGGAAGTATATTCCGGTTAAAAACTACCGGTGATACAGCGTATACCATCATCGAACCTATCGTAGCCA aaCAAAATGTTACCGTACTTGGTATGGTGTTCGACGAGCGTACGTCCACGTTGTATTGGACTACCGGCAACGGACTGACCATCAACTACGTTCATGTACCAGAAAATTCGACCAAGGTTCCGCTCATAGGACACGTCCTGTTCAGGTTCAAGGATGCAATACCCCAGGGAATAGCGATCGACACGTGTCGAGG GTATTTGTACTGGACAAACTGTAACCATTTAAACGCGACCATCGAACGGTCGCGCCTGAACGGTTCTGATCGTCAAATCATAGTGCACGAAAACCTATTCCAGCCGTTGGGCATCGCCGTAGACGTAGAACGCAACTTGATCTACTGGAGCGATGAACACGAGGGTTTATACTACAGCATCGAGAGCAGCAACCCGGATGGCGGTTCTAGGAGGACGCTCATCCACGGTACGCACCACCAGCCGTTTTCTATAGCTGTAGACGACCAGGACATCTACTGGAGCGATTGGATCAACAACGCCGTGTGGACAATGCCCAAGGACTCGTTCCAGGGCGGCGTGCAACCGTCGTTGGTCGCCAAATACGAGATGATCAGCACGCCCATGGGACTGATAACGCCCACCGGCAACACTACCATGATCAACAGCACGTATTGCGCGATGCACAGGTCAAAA GACATCGTGGTGACGACAACAGAACTGACACCGGAACTGATCCCGTACGAGGTGCTGAAGAACATTTGCAAGAACAAGGGCGTGTTACACGCCAACGGGACGTGCACGTGCGCCCCGGGTTTCGAGGGCGAATACTGTCAGACGGGCGTGTGCGACGGTTACTGCGTGTACGGGACGTGCACGTTGTCGGACGCGGGACAGCCGACGTGCCAGTGCTCGGACACCAGCTACGGCGAACGGTGCGATAAGCAGCTGTGCGCGGGCAGGTGCCAGAACGGTGGCGATTGCACGTTGGACGGAGTGGGCAATCCACGTTGTGAGTGTCCGGTCGGGTACGCGGGCGAAGCGTGCGAGTACAAAGCGTCCTGGCTGAACGAGGTGTGCACGGTGTACTGCCAGCACGTCATGTCCAAACAACAACAGTCGTCCGTCTGCAG gtgCGAAGAATACAGACAGCAATTCGATTACTCGGAAATGGCTATGCTCAATCATTCGGACCTTTCACCGTGCAGACTCAGCAAGAGCATGGCGGCCGTGATCGCCATACTCACGGTGTTCGTCGTTTGCCTTTGCACCATTACCATAGTGCTGGCCAGGAAAGTGCGGTTGCTGGGCCGCCGACCCAGGATCAAGAAGCGCATTGTTGTGAACAAAAGCATCACGCCGTTGACGTGCCGCCCTCCGCAACAGGAAAATCAACAGTGCGAGATAACTATCGAGAACTGTTGCAACATGAACATTTGCGAAACG ccATGTTTCGAACCAGATTTTCGGTCGTCCAAGATGGGAGGTCTGTTGTCGTTGGGCAAGTCGAAAAAAGAAGACAAAGCGAACTTGTTGAGCAATACGGACATGTCGAGCGAAGACGAAAAACCGTTGTATTGA
- the LOC113561245 gene encoding male-specific lethal 1-like 1 isoform X3: MISAAGRCNSGGSGRVSAMSKECRIVNGGGGVVAGGYVNHCEQVLDDQNEMVMAASKITVAAGSDQAVASINHRVYPPSSSELNKLKDLTLGNLMILEEYSSNLSQKNEKILELTKEVEYLKQKLAEANQHIAEISAREENLDVLPFTPVSSTCSSGMGDLSSAELHDQQEQQDNKPKKRRIRQAATKQPNPDPLESNQTKRPRTRITRAKSAKIGKMQELSLITADSAYYTCLGNYDPIKDEPVSENSSSNLEIPSWRVKTYSSWYSMEGTENMSDDIFESRHYRLEQCEQKRKRWDLQRIRELKRVEYLKEGRNKHNLQKSNDNNKEELTTLLPSPSNIKAIEITDKLPVSAFGSNLHIKKKLEMYKFCHSQWCNDGSQAPKECNMRELRSSGCSQFYDTM; this comes from the exons ATGATAAGCGCGGCGGGGAGATGTAACAGCGGTGGTAGCGGTCGTGTCTCGGCGATGTCCAAAGAGTGTCGGATTGTaaacggcggtggcggcgtcgTGGCTGGTGGATACGTGAACCATTGTGAGCAGGTGCTCGATGACCAAAATGAAATGGTGATGGCCGCGTCTAAGATAACCGTAGCCGCTGGCAGTGATCAGGCAGTGGCCTCCATCAACCACCGCGTCTACCCGCCATCGTCCAGTGAGCTGAATAAACTCAAGGACTTAACGCTTGGAAATCTCATGATATTAGAAGAGTACTCGAGCAATCTTTCccaaaaaaacgaaaaaattttAGAGTTGACAAAGGAAGTAGAATAT CTCAAACAAAAGTTAGCAGAAGCTAATCAACATATAGCTGAAATAAGTGCTAGAGAAGAAAACTTGGATGTTTTGCCATTCACACCAGTTTCTTCAACATGCTCATCTGGTATGGGAGATTTGAGTTCGGCTGAACTACATGATCAGCAGGAACAACAAGACAATAAACCTAAAAAGCGTAGAATTCGTCAAGCTGCTACAAAACAGCCAAACCCAGATCCATTAGAATCCAACCAGACAAAACGCCCTAGAACTAGGATTACACGAGCTAAATCAG CTAAAATAGGTAAAATGCAAGAATTATCTTTGATCACAGCAGATAGTGCATATTACACTTGTCTGGGAAATTATGATCCTATAAAAGATGAACCAGTTTCTGAAAATAGTAGTAGTAATTTAGAa atacCAAGTTGGAGGGTTAAAACATATTCTAGTTGGTATTCTATGGAAGGCACTGAAAATATGTCTGATGATATCTTTGAAAGCAGACACTATAGACTTGAACAATGTGAACAAAAACGAAAAAG ATGGGATTTGCAACGAATTAGAGAGTTAAAACGAGTAGAATATTTGAAGGAAGGTCgtaataaacacaatttacaaaaatctaatgacaataataaggAAGAATTGACAACTTTATTGCCCAGTCCTTCAAATATCAAAGCAATCGAAATTACAGATAAATTACCTGTGTCTGCATTTGGTAGCaacttacatattaaaaagaaacttGAAAT GTATAAATTTTGTCACAGTCAATGGTGTAATGATGGGTCTCAAGCACCAAAAGAATGTAACATGCGTGAACTTCGTTCTTCTGGTTGTAGCCA
- the LOC113561247 gene encoding uncharacterized protein LOC113561247, protein MPKKKIIIHDEPVPARPHRNMKAKVVFDPSDNHIPKKRAKYSYKNEKPTEATTVKKTTKDRRRKRDTSKSKSLPVNPVTELADCSLTEINSISPVHSPINSPVKTVKSATAEVIQNLSKMCYMCSKISENKELLDCPICSIKAHKDCLIVDEPVWKFKLDLSPWLCKQCRRLNCSKCLEDKKQKKVMYHCVSCDVGLHSICYESNEIKPLHKVEPDMYVCIPCMTLATQINQEEVEEVFEIKDDVESNISRPSSVMSISSDEDDTGSRSSSSDSSTDYDKYEDFHNTEIPNVSKWNKEQIFEYLSERLPQEIVDHLIHFDIDGRSIQLLQRSDIVSNMGLKLGHALKFYKQVRILQSQSTYDRLFWE, encoded by the exons ATGCCCAAGAAGAagattattatacacgatGAACCTGTACCAGCAAGACCTCATAGAAACATG aaaGCCAAAGTTGTATTTGATCCATCTGATAATCATATACCGAAGAAAAGAgctaaatattcttataagaATGAAAAACCCACAGAAGCCactactgtaaaaaaaactacaaaggATAGAAGAAGAAAACGAGATACTTCTAAGTCAAAAAGTCTTCCAGTAAATCCGGTAACTGAATTAGCAGATTGTTCGTTAACTGAAATCAATTCTATATCTCCAGTACATTCACCAATAAATTCTCCAGTAAAGACAGTAAAAAGTGCTACTGCTGAAGTAATTcagaatttatcaaaaatgtgttatatgtGTTCAAAAATTTcagaaaataaagaattacTTGATTGTCCAATTTGTTCgattaaag ctcACAAAGACTGTCTAATAGTGGATGAGCCTGTATGGAAGTTCAAATTAGATTTAAGTCCTTGGCTCTGTAAACAATGCAGAAGACTAAATTGTAGTAAATGTCTCGAAGATAAAAAGCAGAAG aaagtAATGTATCACTGTGTCTCTTGTGATGTTGGTTTACATAGCATTTGTTATGAATCAAATGAAATTAAACCTTTGCATAAAGTAGAACctgatatgtatgtatgtatccCTTGCATGACTTTGGCTACTCAAATAAACCAAGAAGAAGTAGAAgaagtatttgaaattaaag ATGATGTTGAATCAAACATATCCAGACCATCCAGTGTTATGTCTATATCATCTGACGAAGATGACACCGGTTCTAGAAGTAGTTCATCAGATAGTTCAACAGACTATGATAAATATGAGGATTTCCATAATACTGAAATTCCAAATGTATCAAAATGGAATAAagaacaaatatttgaatatttatcagAACGTTTACCTCAAGAAATTGTTGATCATCTAATTCATTTT gatATTGATGGTCGCTCTATACAATTACTTCAACGGAGTGATATTGTATCAAACATGGGTTTGAAACTTGGACATgcattgaaattttataaacaagtgCGGATTTTACAGTCGCAAAGTACATATGATCGCTTATTCTGGGAATAG
- the LOC113561245 gene encoding male-specific lethal 1-like 1 isoform X2 — MISAAGRCNSGGSGRVSAMSKECRIVNGGGGVVAGGYVNHCEQVLDDQNEMVMAASKITVAAGSDQAVASINHRVYPPSSSELNKLKDLTLGNLMILEEYSSNLSQKNEKILELTKEVEYLKQKLAEANQHIAEISAREENLDVLPFTPVSSTCSSGMGDLSSAELHDQQEQQDNKPKKRRIRQAATKQPNPDPLESNQTKRPRTRITRAKSAKIGKMQELSLITADSAYYTCLGNYDPIKDEPVSENSSSNLEIPSWRVKTYSSWYSMEGTENMSDDIFESRHYRLEQCEQKRKRWDLQRIRELKRVEYLKEGRNKHNLQKSNDNNKEELTTLLPSPSNIKAIEITDKLPVSAFGSNLHIKKKLEMYKFCHSQWCNDGSQAPKECNMRELRSSGCSQFYDTIEQ, encoded by the exons ATGATAAGCGCGGCGGGGAGATGTAACAGCGGTGGTAGCGGTCGTGTCTCGGCGATGTCCAAAGAGTGTCGGATTGTaaacggcggtggcggcgtcgTGGCTGGTGGATACGTGAACCATTGTGAGCAGGTGCTCGATGACCAAAATGAAATGGTGATGGCCGCGTCTAAGATAACCGTAGCCGCTGGCAGTGATCAGGCAGTGGCCTCCATCAACCACCGCGTCTACCCGCCATCGTCCAGTGAGCTGAATAAACTCAAGGACTTAACGCTTGGAAATCTCATGATATTAGAAGAGTACTCGAGCAATCTTTCccaaaaaaacgaaaaaattttAGAGTTGACAAAGGAAGTAGAATAT CTCAAACAAAAGTTAGCAGAAGCTAATCAACATATAGCTGAAATAAGTGCTAGAGAAGAAAACTTGGATGTTTTGCCATTCACACCAGTTTCTTCAACATGCTCATCTGGTATGGGAGATTTGAGTTCGGCTGAACTACATGATCAGCAGGAACAACAAGACAATAAACCTAAAAAGCGTAGAATTCGTCAAGCTGCTACAAAACAGCCAAACCCAGATCCATTAGAATCCAACCAGACAAAACGCCCTAGAACTAGGATTACACGAGCTAAATCAG CTAAAATAGGTAAAATGCAAGAATTATCTTTGATCACAGCAGATAGTGCATATTACACTTGTCTGGGAAATTATGATCCTATAAAAGATGAACCAGTTTCTGAAAATAGTAGTAGTAATTTAGAa atacCAAGTTGGAGGGTTAAAACATATTCTAGTTGGTATTCTATGGAAGGCACTGAAAATATGTCTGATGATATCTTTGAAAGCAGACACTATAGACTTGAACAATGTGAACAAAAACGAAAAAG ATGGGATTTGCAACGAATTAGAGAGTTAAAACGAGTAGAATATTTGAAGGAAGGTCgtaataaacacaatttacaaaaatctaatgacaataataaggAAGAATTGACAACTTTATTGCCCAGTCCTTCAAATATCAAAGCAATCGAAATTACAGATAAATTACCTGTGTCTGCATTTGGTAGCaacttacatattaaaaagaaacttGAAAT GTATAAATTTTGTCACAGTCAATGGTGTAATGATGGGTCTCAAGCACCAAAAGAATGTAACATGCGTGAACTTCGTTCTTCTGGTTGTAGCCA
- the LOC113561245 gene encoding male-specific lethal 1-like 1 isoform X1 translates to MISAAGRCNSGGSGRVSAMSKECRIVNGGGGVVAGGYVNHCEQVLDDQNEMVMAASKITVAAGSDQAVASINHRVYPPSSSELNKLKDLTLGNLMILEEYSSNLSQKNEKILELTKEVEYLKQKLAEANQHIAEISAREENLDVLPFTPVSSTCSSGMGDLSSAELHDQQEQQDNKPKKRRIRQAATKQPNPDPLESNQTKRPRTRITRAKSAKIGKMQELSLITADSAYYTCLGNYDPIKDEPVSENSSSNLEIPSWRVKTYSSWYSMEGTENMSDDIFESRHYRLEQCEQKRKRWDLQRIRELKRVEYLKEGRNKHNLQKSNDNNKEELTTLLPSPSNIKAIEITDKLPVSAFGSNLHIKKKLEMYKFCHSQWCNDGSQAPKECNMRELRSSGCSQFYDTIFFDQSINQ, encoded by the exons ATGATAAGCGCGGCGGGGAGATGTAACAGCGGTGGTAGCGGTCGTGTCTCGGCGATGTCCAAAGAGTGTCGGATTGTaaacggcggtggcggcgtcgTGGCTGGTGGATACGTGAACCATTGTGAGCAGGTGCTCGATGACCAAAATGAAATGGTGATGGCCGCGTCTAAGATAACCGTAGCCGCTGGCAGTGATCAGGCAGTGGCCTCCATCAACCACCGCGTCTACCCGCCATCGTCCAGTGAGCTGAATAAACTCAAGGACTTAACGCTTGGAAATCTCATGATATTAGAAGAGTACTCGAGCAATCTTTCccaaaaaaacgaaaaaattttAGAGTTGACAAAGGAAGTAGAATAT CTCAAACAAAAGTTAGCAGAAGCTAATCAACATATAGCTGAAATAAGTGCTAGAGAAGAAAACTTGGATGTTTTGCCATTCACACCAGTTTCTTCAACATGCTCATCTGGTATGGGAGATTTGAGTTCGGCTGAACTACATGATCAGCAGGAACAACAAGACAATAAACCTAAAAAGCGTAGAATTCGTCAAGCTGCTACAAAACAGCCAAACCCAGATCCATTAGAATCCAACCAGACAAAACGCCCTAGAACTAGGATTACACGAGCTAAATCAG CTAAAATAGGTAAAATGCAAGAATTATCTTTGATCACAGCAGATAGTGCATATTACACTTGTCTGGGAAATTATGATCCTATAAAAGATGAACCAGTTTCTGAAAATAGTAGTAGTAATTTAGAa atacCAAGTTGGAGGGTTAAAACATATTCTAGTTGGTATTCTATGGAAGGCACTGAAAATATGTCTGATGATATCTTTGAAAGCAGACACTATAGACTTGAACAATGTGAACAAAAACGAAAAAG ATGGGATTTGCAACGAATTAGAGAGTTAAAACGAGTAGAATATTTGAAGGAAGGTCgtaataaacacaatttacaaaaatctaatgacaataataaggAAGAATTGACAACTTTATTGCCCAGTCCTTCAAATATCAAAGCAATCGAAATTACAGATAAATTACCTGTGTCTGCATTTGGTAGCaacttacatattaaaaagaaacttGAAAT GTATAAATTTTGTCACAGTCAATGGTGTAATGATGGGTCTCAAGCACCAAAAGAATGTAACATGCGTGAACTTCGTTCTTCTGGTTGTAGCCA